Proteins from a genomic interval of Physeter macrocephalus isolate SW-GA chromosome 21, ASM283717v5, whole genome shotgun sequence:
- the POU3F4 gene encoding POU domain, class 3, transcription factor 4: protein MATAASNPYSILSSSSMVHADSAGMQQGSPFRNPQKLLQSDYLQGVPSNGHPLGHHWVTSLSDGGPWSSTLATSPLEQQDVKPGREDLQLGAIIHHRSPHVAHHSPHTNHPNAWGASPAPNPSITSSSQPLNVYSQPGFTVSGMLEHGGLTPPPASASTQSLHPVLREPPDHGDLGSHHCQDHSDEETPTSDELEQFAKQFKQRRIKLGFTQADVGLALGTLYGNVFSQTTICRFEALQLSFKNMCKLKPLLNKWLEEADSSTGSPTSIDKIAAQGRKRKKRTSIEVSVKGVLETHFLKCPKPAAQEISSLADSLQLEKEVVRVWFCNRRQKEKRMTPPGDQQPHEVYSHTHTVKTDTSCHDL, encoded by the coding sequence ATGGCCACAGCTGCCTCGAATCCCTACAGCATTCTCAGTTCCAGCTCTATGGTCCATGCGGACTCTGCGGGCATGCAGCAGGGGAGTCCGTTCCGAAACCCTCAGAAACTTCTCCAAAGTGATTACTTGCAGGGAGTTCCTAGCAATGGGCATCCCCTCGGGCATCACTGGGTGACCAGTCTGAGCGATGGAGGCCCATGGTCTTCCACACTGGCCACCAGCCCCCTGGAACAGCAAGACGTGAAGCCTGGGCGCGAAGACCTACAGTTGGGCGCAATCATCCATCACCGCTCTCCGCACGTCGCCCACCACTCTCCGCACACTAACCACCCGAATGCTTGGGGGGCGAGCCCGGCTCCGAATCCGTCCATCACGTCGAGCAGCCAACCCCTTAACGTGTACTCGCAGCCGGGCTTCACGGTGAGCGGCATGCTGGAGCACGGCGGGCTCACTCCACCGCCGGCCTCTGCCTCCACGCAGAGCTTACACCCAGTGCTCCGGGAACCCCCAGACCACGGCGACCTAGGTTCGCACCACTGCCAGGACCACTCGGACGAGGAGACACCAACCTCAGATGAGTTGGAACAGTTCGCCAAACAGTTCAAACAAAGAAGAATCAAGTTGGGCTTCACGCAGGCTGACGTGGGGCTGGCGCTGGGCACACTGTACGGCAACGTGTTCTCTCAGACCACCATCTGCAGGTTCGAGGCCTTACAACTGAGCTTCAAGAACATGTGCAAGCTGAAGCCGCTGCTGAACAAGTGGCTGGAGGAGGCTGATTCGTCCACAGGGAGTCCGACCAGCATTGACAAGATCGCGGCGCAGGGCCGCAAGCGCAAGAAGCGAACCTCTATCGAGGTGAGTGTCAAGGGCGTACTGGAGACGCATTTCCTCAAGTGTCCCAAGCCTGCCGCGCAGGAGATTTCCTCGCTGGCAGACAGCCTCCAGTTGGAGAAAGAAGTGGTGCGTGTCTGGTTCTGTAAtcgaagacagaaagagaaaagaatgactcCACCAGGGGATCAGCAGCCACACGAGGTTTATTCGCACACGCACACGGTGAAAACAGACACGTCCTGCCACGATCTCTAA